The Silene latifolia isolate original U9 population chromosome X, ASM4854445v1, whole genome shotgun sequence genome contains the following window.
tattttatatatattttgtttttcatgtggatttgtacgacaaattttgaacaccacaaagtgaactgaacaaacattatatttttcagtccttaattgcccacatgagctgataactctggcaattattttgtgacgttggttgatggtgggttcaacgagccataagtcaactttgttggtgaccaatcacagaggcgatttatacggatatttcgtaggacacaattgtgacatcgacgtggagtcctaaatgttttataacattcggtgcccggtcgtggataggacctccatggtgatcctaagagtcgattcttttgactatcgactgtctcttgagactaaggcagattttgggtgactttggtttctttctcacggtcatccgtaacagggggccaagtagattttttctgggtcatttcatgctgtgcttagatcggaaggagttcgagttgaaggaaatattcagcctttatcaggtactcgatatttctcagggccactcgaggagctgtaactgaaatgcatggccatgctcggatacggattcgttttatcagttgagttactctctagtcggggaaaccactctagatacagatcaattgtaaaatacgacctttgtggatccagatctgcaaattgttttacattgagtgggagaaattttaaatgaatatgagaatcggttatcgcacatacatttgtacggacaagtgggagtttgttggggttgtgtcctccagttagtgcggataacgtcattgcacatgcacttgtacggacaagtgggagcttgttggggttggtgtccttaacagttagtgcaaggacttataaacctctaaaaggatcaaagggcatacttttggtattattatcagttgatccacgtttatcaataacggttggcttgctagataagtttgacgttattgtcatacagatggcggtgatcaactggtccctaaaagtcacacctataggatacgtttgagagatgtgacagtatgaaaatacagtcatgtagatgccaaatttgactaaccagttagtccgagttacttgactaataattagtcaaaatatgatgttgagatattatatttgatacggattaaatatcatgggctaaaaggcgaattaacgattaattcgtaaaattaaatataagcgatttatatttaattaatgtatattgaatattaattatacaatattgtctttgtcggacatgtattaatacttcaactaatccgtgttattagtcgatgtattaataaccgataaccgatgacagtttataatacaaacccgtcatatacattttagcatttgttaactggacctcgagctaaaagtaagaggaagtggaagcccacttccccatgagggctctcggttttggttgaaacacacaaaaggagagctcctctccttttgtgacctagacaattcattttacagaaaactagggtttttggagacagtttctctctgaaacctagatctcacatctcgaaaacctcacaacaagttctctcaatatttcaaggcaatcagagaacaccatctagcacaagggcatatctcggacaagtcttgggtgcaacaattaggagggaatctcgtttgatttctgttctttacgccgcactataaaggacccgaggttaattcttgttccttatcgtttctctattgtttttatgttttatgacgatattcgcatgttaaatttacgttatagtcctatttttagagggtcttatacggatattaccccacagatgataccctgagaaggcgtccagcaggctcagcatagtgtagtctgccgtcgcgtcgattaaactatctattcgaggcaagggatagcaatctttggggcatgctttattaagattggtaaaatccacgcacatcctccatgcccccgatgatttcctcaccattacaacattagctaaccactcaggataggtacaaggcatgatgaagccTGCCGCCagcaatttatctacctcggctttgatggcctcatccttctcggctgaggatttcctcatcctttgcttgacagggcgagtgGTAGGGAGTACGTTTAGTTTGTGAACAATTacttcccggctcacgcctggcatctcggccgctgagtaggcgaagacgtctttgttctttctcagcagatctaggagtgcggctctgaattttggctccaggttaacaccgatagttacggtgcggcctgggtcaatctctacctcttcggtctccgctccttcaaccatgccgacggtggtacCCATGTGctcgccctcctgttgcaaggatgggctcttccccttctatgacttcttcgccactttgaaggattgcatgttgcaccctctggcggacacttggatattgaccacttcgtccttttcgttctttgaaacgagcttatgcgcttccccccggtccgagatatacatcaatgtcagagcccggatggacattactgcatcggcctcgctcagggtgactcggcctatgagaacgttgtaggcggacgagccgtcaatgaccacgaactcagacataacATTTTTGGCCGCactccctcgccgaacctcaccgacaacctgattgacccaaggggtaccaggccggctccagaaaagctgtacaacgggttggtgcaggggctcaaatcttcaactttcagaccgaggttgagaaagcattcgctgtacataatgtttgtgtaggcgcctgtgtcaatcaggcacctcttcaccaggtggttggctatgtccaagtggactacgagtgggtcgctgtgaggggcgatgattcTCTCGtaatccttcttcccaatagttatatcggggatgttggaagcgggagtcgctgtgttgggcacaaagttgatggcctgatacagctcgttcaggtgccgtttgtgcccatgagcggacccaccgttctcgttgcccccgatgacaacatggattactcccatccgttcgaagacggatttcttatctgaaccgtcggtcttttggcctttggcaacatacttgccgaggctccccttccggatcagttcttcaatggcattcttcagatgccggcagttgtcagtaaggtgaccggtgtggccgtggtactcacagtactggctcgtgtcaccgtcactcctcggcctgggaGGCCTCTCCTACTTCTGACCCTcgctcttgctcagggcgaaaacCTCGGCGGCAGACAcggccaggggggtgtgatcattgtaccgcctctggcggttcgttcccgaactccccccggcgtccgccgagttctgtttcctggtggacctgtcagaccgtgacctattatcgtcacggcgtctttcatccgggttgtccccccggcggctttttctttctgagtgctcggcctcgctggggcctacccaggttttgtggtagtcctccaccttaatggcttgatcggccattttcctggcggagtctaatcTCTgaccgccgcacttgatgagctcattctttaggtctcctctcgggaggcctttcatcagcgcgaaggctgccagttcgttgttcagctcacgaatctgctgaaccttggcgtcgaacctcttcacataacttcggagagattcgcctccttcctgtctgatagtcaggaggtccgaggtctccacggccctcctcttgttgcaggaatactgggctaggaacgtgtcctttaggtcggcgtaataaagataccgacccgtcgggtagcccttgtaccaactttgtgccatcccatgcagtgtcgttgggaagattcggcaccaaacctcatcgggttgctcccatactgacatgtgagactcgtaagcctcgacgtggtcggttgggtcgccttctcctttgtatgctataggtggcaacttcagcttagtcggcaccggggtatctaggacgaggcgccgaggggtgtcgaccacgtgtcgaatgacacgcggcgatcggctcctcgcatccctagtccggctcctctccccgtggcgggaagggcttcttctccgactccggtgagtcgggcttcttctccgactacggtgagtcggacttctttcactcctccgggGGTGCCTCGTCGGCGGCTGCGGCGATGccatcctcccgcgagtgcgggaaggactaaggtctaccactagcgctctgggctccccggcgtcttgacgggcggcttcttccagtgctcaattcaagtctcttggagtcacatttcAGGCCCTGGtctctggacgggttccgccgctcttgtcggtgtgacagtgtgagccggcgtactagcaattatgtccaggagtagcttcagctttgctgcatcaaccacatgtcccatgacggtgacctggtcggcgggcagtggtatatcttgttcctttggcgtcccgttcgtcgtatcagtgatatggccggtgggggactgcccgatttctgagttgtggaatgtgtcgtcttggtagaatttgttttccaccaacaccttctctggttgtttcgacatcttcttagctttgtGGGTgggttttcgttttgtttttttttttttttttttttttttttttttgtttgggaatgaatgtgactagcttctagtatctttccccacagacggcgccaattgttccgggtgtaattccagagcagttatacgttaccacccgtgcttgtagaatgacgtcttttgtgaactcctccttgcggtctcctgaaacaatgagcaaaatgagggctcggctttgggccgagcgaactcactccgacgctcaagtcagtaaacttagaaagataagttgttgttacttggtgaagtatatattgtagagagataaggaagatattaccggatgaatagtgattcttaggttaaattgtggatcctttactcaatgagagtagaggagtatttatagactttcaccttttgtcacgtagtggccaagtggctagcaggtggaaagactgacctacccctcggccgagggacccatggcaggccggcgggccctgttgactcaccgccgaggggtcttggatatgagttcgcggatgtgtgccccggctagctggttgccccggccgggacccatctgTCAGGCCGACAGGCCTCGTTGGTTAggttgtctaagccgttgacttgctgtggatatctttgaccttgctcaatatgttgactggtcagcgggtgcagaatatgccccatcaacaagATTACTAATATGATTGTATATGCCTATATGGACATGTTGTATACTTTATATTAgcgtaaaaccgtcttacataaTAGAGAAAAAAATTAATTAGCACTAATGTATTAATCTATGGAAGTTATAATGCTGTTAATGCGGATGATATAGATAGAAGCTGCATTCTCTATTATTCTAAACATTCACGTATAAAAGTTCGTATAAAAGTTAGATTCCTTGttaactactccctccgtcccagtaATAAGTTTACACTTTCTTTATTCCTTACTCACAAAAAAAAGGAAGTGTAGTTTATGAGTTTTATTTAACAATTTCATAATAAGTATATTCAATTTATCTTTGAATACTATTGCAATTATGGCGTTATAGTGAACCATTGTACGCGTCATTTATAACATTTTAATATTATTCTCTTTCAagcttttttttttacaaaaataaacTGCATATATTAAAACTAAAACGTATACAAATCAGCCAGTAGCCAAACTAACTGACCACTGAACATACATACGAAGGAAACTACGAATTGTGCTCAAAGAGTGGCGCAATTCGATTGGTACTGGCGTTGTGAAAGCCAGAACTGAAGATAATTTTTTTGACGTAACTCTGAAAGAAACGGAAGGTTGCGAAGCTGAGTGGGCTCTGTACATGGTGAGGAGTAGGCCTTTTGTCGAGGCTGCAAAAGCCATGGTAGCCCTCACGTTATGAACAACGGGATCAGTCTACAGCGTATCCGAAGAAGTGACAGCGTAGCAATCCCTAAAAGGCGACCTGCAAACCAGAATAAAGTAAGTAATCACAGAACAAGACTGAGCACCGTGCATGCTTGGTATAGAAATATTGGTAGTCTCTTTCGAATATGATGGCCAAAACACTGGAAACTGTGAATGGGATGCAAGCAGGTAGTCAGACATATGTAAAATCTGAACAGGATTAACACTACAATTGTCAAAGACTACCGAGTTGCGAACCATCCATATGGCCTTTATAATACAAAGAAAACGAAGAAGGCACTGATCTTCATTTGCAGTAACCCTGTGAAAGTATCCAATAAAGTCAGCAAGCCATCGTTGCAGACAAACACCAGGGTTAGCCACCGAATTAATACCAAGAACCGAAGAAAGCCAAACATGTCTAGAAACAGTACAGTAACGAAAAAGATGATCTAAAGACTTTGAATAAGAGCGACAAAAAACACAGGAAGTACTAACCTGGATACCTCTAACAGATAAATTTTCTAAAGAAGGAAGGATATTATGTACTATTCGCCAAACCAAAAGAGGGAACTTGGGAGAAAAACGAAGACTCCAAAGAACTTTCCAAGGAAAAGTAGAGTAAAACGAGGGAGAGCAGGAAAAAGACATATGGGACAACAAGAAATTGTAGCCTGAGCGAACTGTATAAACTCCATCCTCCGTGTATTTCCAATAGAGGTAGTCATCAATAGCAATATGAGGAGGTTCCATAGCAAGAATAGCCTTGGCACAAGGAGGCTGAAACCAGCGATAAACTGTAAACTGATTCCAATTACCAGAAGTAGTGAGCATATGAGAAAGAACAGGTGTGGCATAAGGCGTAGGACTACGCACCGAGGGGATATTCCCATTAACCCATGGGCTTGTAAACAGGTCAACAGAGGAACCATTACCAAGCTTCCATGCAAAACCAGGGGACAAAACATTAGCTGCTCGATATAATCCAGACCATAAAAACGAAGGATGAGAGACCTTTGATTTTGAAGTAGGAATAGGAAGATCCTTCCTGTACTTGGGAACCAGAAATTTCGATAATAAACCAGTTGGCTGATGGTGGAGACGCCAGAAATTTTTCAGAAGAGTTGCCTGACTTAATAAGGAGACAGATTTCAAACCAAGGCCGCCACTTACACGAGGAAGTTGCAGAGAATCCCGAGAGAGCCAAAGAATAGATCTATGACGAACATCTTTGGGCCACCAAAAAGCCGCAATGAGAGGGTCAATCTTCTTACATATTCCAATAGGAAAAGCAATAGAAGCCATAAGAAATCGGAGTGAACCCAAAATAATAGTGTTGATGATAATCAGCTTACAAGGCTGGCTGAGGTGGAGAGAAGACCAGGCAAGAATGCGACTTGTAAGCCTATCCATCAAAGGCTGGAACACAAGAGACTTCTTAGAAGGAAGATTGACCGGGACACCCAAATAAATACCAAAGCAATCAGATGTGCGCATCTTCAGAATAGATGCCAAGTGGGATTTGAAATCAAGCGGGGCATTTGGACTGAATTTAATAAAAGATTTGTCCAAATTAATCATCTGACCAGACGCAAGCTCGAAGCAGTGAAACAAATCTCTGAGAGTCTCAAAAGAAGATGGAGTTGCTTTACAGCAAATAAAAGCGTCATCAGTGTAAAACAGATGCGTAATAGGGGGAGCGTACCGAGAAATCTTCAGGCCAATtaacatattagtcttctccgCCTTACGCAGCTGGCAAGAAAGAATCTCCATACACATGATAAACAAATAAGGTGAAAGGGGATCACCTTGCCTTAGACCACAAGAAGGTCTAAAGGTACTAGAGGGCTCGCCGTTAATAATGATATTATATGTGACAGTTGAAATGCATTCCCAAATAATGCTTTGCCAGAAGACCGGGAAACCAAATCTCTTCAAAACCGCAATAAGGAAAGTCCAAGAAACGCGGTCGAAAGCTTTATGCATATCAAGCTTCAGAGCAGCATAAGAAACCGAGCTGCGCTTTGTTTTATTAAGATAATGCATAATCTCGTGAGTAATAACACAACTGTCTGACATAAGCCGCGAAGGGACAAAAGCCTGTTGAGATTCCGAAACCACCGATGACATAACAAGCTTGAGACGATTAGCAAGACATTTGGAAGCAAGCCAGTAAATAACATTGCAAAGACTGATAGGACGATACTGAGAGATCTGCTCTGGCTTCTCAACCTTAGGGATTAGAATAATATGGGTATTATTCCATTCCTTCATCATAACACCCGTGTTAAGGATTCGAAGAAGAGCCAGAGTAACCAAAGGACCAACCTGGGGCTAAAACATCTGGAAAAATTTAGGGGTAATGCCATCAGGGCCAGGTGATTTGGATCCATCCATCCCATTTAAAGCATGCGTAATATCAACCTCCGTGAAAGGAGCAGATAACAGCAAACAGTCTTCTGAGCTGAGCATCGGAAGGTCAAGAGAGTCAAGCAAAGGGGCAATAAAACCTCGGGGCGAGCCAGGGTCTTGTGGGGGGGTTGCACGTAAAAGAGATTGAAAAAAAGAAGTAACTTCCAACGAAATCTGTGCTGGAGTAAAAAGCCATTCATCGGAGCTAGAAAGCAAAGCAAGAATACGCTGGTGAGAAGCGCGTTGTTTGACCCGGGAAAATTAAAATCTCGAAGGTAGGCCATCAAGAACTTCAGTCTTTAACTTTGCTCGTTGTAACCAGTAAGAATGTTGTGTTTCTAGAAAGTGCAGTTGTGCCGAACGAACCTGCTGAAAAGATGCTGCCGACTGAACATCTAAAATTTCCGTAGACGAGGACAGGGTTGTTTGTTGAATCTCAGACCAGTTAATACCATGGGACAAGCGATGATGAATCACCCATTGCATTATAGAAAAACGGACAGAAGCCAGGCGGCGAGATAGAACATACATAGGAGAGCCAGTAAAAGGTAACTTCCATGCACAATCCACAATATGGGCAATCTCAGGTGAATTAAAGCACCAGTTATCAAGACGGTAAGGGCGTCTGCAGGTCCTTGAAGGTGGGAAAAACTTGAGAATAATGGGAGCATGGTCGAAAACAAGAATTGGAAGATGCAAAATAGAAGCCGCAGGGAAAATATGAAGCCATTCAGAGTTAGCATAGGCACGGTCTAGGCGTTCCATAATTAGTTGATCATCAGATCGATTATTCAACCAAGTAAAACGTGGACCAAA
Protein-coding sequences here:
- the LOC141620565 gene encoding uncharacterized protein LOC141620565; translation: MTSLSSAASKTAHLGLPNFCGIDSDGHSGGLILRWDDTVVLSSISIHPHFILCTLCLDVNNVCTKNDMYVLFIYGEPCFELCQSLWNSISSLISGLSPFLILGDFNQVEMHSDKLGGSYAIRGQQDFTNWRFDNSLLDVPFFGPRFTWLNNRSDDQLIMERLDRAYANSEWLHIFPAASILHLPILVFDHAPIILKFFPPSRTCRRPYRLDNWCFNSPEIAHIVDCAWKLPFTGSPMYVLSRRLASVRFSIMQWVIHHRLSHGINWSEIQQTTLSSSTEILDVQSAASFQQRILALLSSSDEWLFTPAQISLEVTSFFQSLLRATPPQDPGSPRGFIAPLLDSLDLPMLSSEDCLLLSAPFTEVDITHALNGMDGSKSPGPDGITPKFFQMF
- the LOC141620564 gene encoding uncharacterized protein LOC141620564 → MKEWNNTHIILIPKVEKPEQISQYRPISLCNVIYWLASKCLANRLKLVMSSVVSESQQAFVPSRLMSDSCVITHEIMHYLNKTKRSSVSYAALKLDMHKAFDRVSWTFLIAVLKRFGFPVFWQSIIWECISTVTYNIIINGEPSSTFRPSCGLRQGDPLSPYLFIMCMEILSCQLRKAEKTNMLIGLKISRYAPPITHLFYTDDAFICCKATPSSFETLRDLFHCFELASGQMINLDKSFIKFSPNAPLDFKSHLASILKMRTSDCFGIYLGVPVNLPSKKSLVFQPLMDRLTSRILAWSSLHLSQPCKLIIINTIILGSLRFLMASIAFPIGICKKIDPLIAAFWWPKDVRHRSILWLSRDSLQLPRVSGGLGLKSVSLLSQATLLKNFWRLHHQPTGLLSKFLVPKYRKDLPIPTSKSKVSHPSFLWSGLYRAANVLSPGFAWKLGNGSSVDLFTSPWVNGNIPSVRSPTPYATPVLSHMLTTSGNWNQFTVYRWFQPPCAKAILAMEPPHIAIDDYLYWKYTEDGVYTVRSGYNFLLSHMSFSCSPSFYSTFPWKVLWSLRFSPKFPLLVWRIVHNILPSLENLSVRGIQVSTSCVFCRSYSKSLDHLFRYCTVSRHVWLSSVLGINSVANPGVCLQRWLADFIGYFHRVTANEDQCLLRFLCIIKAIWMVRNSVVFDNCSVNPVQILHMSDYLLASHSQFPVFWPSYSKETTNISIPSMHGAQSCSVITYFILVCRSPFRDCYAVTSSDTL